Proteins from a single region of Eublepharis macularius isolate TG4126 chromosome 9, MPM_Emac_v1.0, whole genome shotgun sequence:
- the LOC129335335 gene encoding uncharacterized protein F54H12.2-like, translating to MAFIHSGSEECTKSELDLFQIAPTQTSIERCLFIEVPPLAALSESAPLDFFIAGNGEDYMDLNNTLLYLCCRIVKDDGTDLDRNARVSLVNYPIASIFSQLDVTLGDRLISQSNNCYPYRAFIESVLNYSEDTLSTQFSAGLFYKDTPGHHESTALDGDNKGFVKRAALTAESRKIDLLGRLHSDLFFQEKLLVNGVDVKIKLTRSKDAFCLMTDGPNRRCKLQILSASLFVKKVRVAPGVRLGHAEALFTANAKYPVDRVGMKVFSIPAGSRVSNQENLFLGQLPKLLVIGLVDNDSFSGAHNKNPFNFKHYDINFVALYLDGEQVPAKPLQPNFEDGNCVREYMHLVQAAGKHMKDRSLLVNREEFAQGYTLFAFDLSPDQECADHYSLIKTGNLRAEIRFANALPNTVNMIVYGVFDNVIEINHRRNVLFDYM from the coding sequence ATGGCTTTTATTCACAGCGGCTCAGAAGAATGCACCAAATCAGAACTAGACCTGTTCCAAATAGCCCCTACGCAAACGAGCATCGAGAGGTGTCTTTTTATTGAAGTCCCACCCCTGGCGGCTTTGTCAGAATCAGCACCACTGGACTTTTTCATCGCGGGAAATGGTGAAGACTACATGGATTTAAACAACACTCTACTTTACCTGTGTTGCAGGATCGTGAAAGATGATGGTACAGATCTTGATAGAAATGCAAGGGTAAGTTTGGTGAACTACCCGATTGCCTCTATCTTTAGCCAGCTGGATGTGACTCTGGGAGACCGCCTCATCAGCCAGAGTAACAACTGCTATCCTTACAGAGCCTTTATAGAATCAGTGCTCAATTATAGTGAAGACACACTATCCACCCAATTCTCTGCAGGCCTGTTTTACAAAGATACACCTGGACATCATGAATCAACTGCCCTGGATGGAGATAACAAAGGGTTTGTTAAAAGAGCAGCCCTGACTGCTGAAAGCAGAAAAATCGACCTGCTGGGGCGCCTCCACAGTGATCTGTTTTTTCAAGAGAAGCTGCTGGTAAATGGAGTTGATGTCAAAATTAAACTGACACGCAGCAAAGATGCCTTTTGCCTCATGACAGATGGTCCAAATAGGAGGTGCAAATTACAAATCTTGTCTGCTTCCCTTTTTGTGAAAAAAGTAAGAGTAGCTCCTGGTGTCCGTTTAGGCCACGCAGAGGCGCTCTTTACAGCTAATGCCAAATACCCTGTGGATCGCGTGGGCATGAAAGTGTTTAGCATCCCCGCAGGGAGCCGTGTCAGCAACCAAGAGAATTTGTTTTTGGGGCAATTACCCAAGCTTTTAGTTATAGGACTGGTAGATAACGATTCCTTCAGCGGAGCCCATAATAAAAACCCATTTAACTTTAAGCATTATGACATCAATTTTGTGGCACTGTACCTGGACGGCGAGCAAGTACCTGCTAAACCTCTACAACCCAACTTTGAAGATGGAAACTGTGTGCGGGAATACATGCATCTGGTTCAGGCGGCTGGTAAACATATGAAAGACAGATCTTTGTTAGTTAACCGTGAGGAGTTTGCTCAGGGCTACACGCTGTTTGCATTTGACCTGTCTCCAGATCAGGAATGTGCGGACCACTACTCCTTGATTAAAACTGGTAATCTGCGTGCTGAAATACGTTTTGCCAATGCACTGCCTAACACCGTTAACATGATTGTCTATGGGGTTTTTGACAACGTTATTGAGATAAATCATAGAAGAAACGTTTTATTTGACTATATGTAA